In Virgibacillus sp. NKC19-16, a single genomic region encodes these proteins:
- a CDS encoding YojF family protein, which yields MKPIDMNNVQKSLDHFTDKQVYVHLETTNGAYASHLDKKAYNVGAYIRNAQVSFNQAKIVKDGNIHRVGLKLEIGWIYAEGLTDWEITEDNKLLLAGHDREGRLMVALEISEAPFDY from the coding sequence ATGAAACCAATTGACATGAATAATGTACAGAAAAGTTTAGATCATTTTACAGATAAGCAGGTATATGTTCATTTGGAGACAACGAACGGGGCCTATGCAAGCCATTTGGATAAAAAGGCATATAATGTTGGTGCATACATACGAAATGCGCAAGTGTCTTTTAACCAGGCAAAAATAGTCAAAGACGGGAATATCCACCGCGTGGGATTAAAACTGGAAATTGGCTGGATTTATGCAGAGGGCTTAACGGACTGGGAAATAACCGAAGATAATAAATTACTTCTTGCAGGCCATGACCGTGAGGGCCGTTTAATGGTAGCATTGGAAATTAGCGAAGCACCTTTTGATTATTAG
- the uvrA gene encoding excinuclease ABC subunit UvrA, which translates to MPSKSISVQGARAHNLKDIDVTIPKNKMTVMTGLSGSGKSSLAFDTIYAEGQRRYIESLSAYARQFLGQMDKPDVDAIDGLSPAISIDQKTTSRNPRSTVGTVTEIYDYLRLLFARVGRPTCPNHGIEISSQTIQQMVDRILEYPERTKMQILAPIISGRKGQHVKTFEKLKQEGYVRMRVDNEMREVTDDIQLEKNKKHSIEVVVDRIVVKEGVEGRLSDSIETALGLGEGQLIVDVIGEEELLFSENHSCPICGFSIGELEPRLFSFNSPFGACPTCDGLGTNLEVDLELVIPDWDLTLNEHAIAAWEPISSQYYPQLLKSVCKHYGINMDTPVNKIPKDQMDIILYGSGKEKIHFYYENDFGKIRDNMIYFEGVMNNIGRRYRETSSDFTRETLEKYMAQKNCPTCKGYRLKEEALAVLINGKHISMVTDYSVVEANDFIRGLDLTEKEEQIAVMILKEIDNRLEFLNNVGLDYLTLSRAAGTLSGGEAQRIRLATQIGSALTGVLYVLDEPSIGLHQRDNNRLIATLKRMRDLDNTLIVVEHDEDTMLAADWLVDVGPGAGEHGGEVVASGTPQEVMKNKKSLTGKYLSGENFVPIPAKRRKQDKQKKIEIVGAEENNLKNVTAKFPLGLLTVVTGVSGSGKSTLVNDILYKSLAKTLYRAKYKPGKHKKIKGLDQIDKIIDIDQSPIGRTPRSNPATYTGVFDNIRDVFAQTNDAKIRGYMKGRFSFNVKGGRCEACRGDGIIKIAMHFLPDVYVPCDVCHGKRYNRETLEVKYKGKSIADVLDMRIEEALDFFAPIPKIKRKLQTIYDVGLGYIRLGQTATTLSGGEAQRVKLASELQKQSTGKSFYILDEPTTGLHVDDIKRLLSVLQRLVDKGNTVLIIEHDMDIVKTADHIIDLGPEGGDRGGEIIATGTPEQIADNEASYTGHYLKSVLERDRKRMEDALAEKEKVGSGSGKK; encoded by the coding sequence ATGCCTAGTAAATCTATTAGCGTACAAGGCGCCAGAGCACATAATTTAAAAGATATCGATGTAACCATTCCAAAAAACAAAATGACTGTTATGACAGGCTTATCCGGGTCGGGGAAATCATCCCTGGCGTTTGATACTATTTACGCAGAAGGCCAGCGTCGTTACATTGAGTCGCTTTCCGCCTATGCGCGTCAATTTTTAGGTCAAATGGATAAGCCGGATGTCGACGCCATTGATGGGCTGTCGCCGGCCATTTCCATTGATCAAAAAACAACGAGCAGAAATCCACGCTCTACGGTTGGAACAGTAACTGAAATCTATGACTATTTACGCTTGCTTTTTGCACGTGTTGGACGTCCAACTTGTCCAAATCACGGGATTGAGATCAGTTCACAAACAATACAGCAAATGGTTGATCGGATTCTAGAATATCCAGAACGAACAAAGATGCAAATCTTAGCACCTATTATTTCAGGGCGAAAAGGCCAACACGTAAAAACCTTTGAAAAGCTGAAGCAGGAAGGTTATGTTCGTATGCGTGTGGACAACGAAATGCGTGAGGTGACGGATGATATTCAGCTTGAGAAGAATAAAAAACATTCGATTGAAGTAGTGGTTGACCGCATTGTTGTCAAAGAAGGTGTGGAAGGTCGTCTAAGTGATTCGATCGAAACAGCGCTAGGGCTTGGAGAAGGACAATTAATAGTTGATGTCATTGGAGAGGAAGAATTATTATTTAGTGAAAATCATTCTTGTCCGATTTGCGGTTTTTCCATTGGGGAACTGGAGCCGCGCTTATTTTCATTCAACAGCCCATTTGGTGCCTGCCCGACCTGTGACGGGTTGGGAACAAACCTGGAAGTTGACCTTGAACTGGTGATTCCAGATTGGGACTTGACATTAAACGAGCATGCGATTGCAGCATGGGAACCCATTAGTTCCCAGTATTATCCACAATTACTAAAAAGTGTCTGCAAGCATTATGGCATTAACATGGATACCCCTGTGAATAAAATACCGAAAGATCAAATGGACATCATTTTATATGGAAGTGGGAAGGAAAAAATCCACTTTTATTATGAGAATGATTTTGGCAAGATCAGGGATAATATGATCTATTTTGAAGGTGTCATGAATAATATTGGTAGACGTTACCGGGAAACATCCTCTGATTTTACCCGGGAGACATTGGAAAAATATATGGCGCAAAAAAATTGTCCCACTTGTAAAGGATACCGTTTGAAAGAGGAAGCATTGGCTGTATTGATCAACGGAAAACATATCAGCATGGTAACGGATTATTCAGTTGTAGAAGCGAATGACTTTATCAGAGGCCTTGATTTAACTGAAAAAGAAGAGCAAATCGCAGTAATGATTTTAAAGGAAATTGACAACCGCCTTGAATTTTTGAATAATGTTGGATTGGATTATTTAACATTGTCACGGGCAGCAGGGACCTTGTCCGGAGGGGAAGCGCAGCGAATTCGACTTGCTACACAAATAGGGTCAGCATTAACCGGGGTGTTGTATGTACTTGATGAACCATCCATCGGTCTTCACCAGCGGGATAATAATCGGTTGATTGCTACATTGAAGCGCATGCGTGATTTAGATAATACACTTATTGTTGTTGAACATGATGAAGACACCATGCTTGCTGCAGATTGGTTGGTTGATGTTGGGCCTGGCGCCGGTGAACATGGCGGTGAAGTAGTTGCCAGCGGAACACCTCAAGAAGTAATGAAAAACAAAAAGTCATTGACAGGTAAGTACTTATCCGGTGAAAATTTTGTCCCAATACCTGCAAAACGTCGCAAACAGGATAAGCAAAAGAAGATTGAAATTGTCGGGGCAGAGGAAAATAATTTGAAAAATGTTACTGCCAAATTCCCGCTAGGTTTGCTAACCGTGGTAACTGGTGTGTCTGGATCTGGTAAGAGTACACTAGTGAATGATATTTTATATAAGTCATTGGCAAAAACACTATATCGTGCTAAGTATAAACCGGGGAAACATAAAAAAATAAAAGGTTTGGATCAAATTGATAAAATCATCGATATTGATCAATCGCCAATAGGTCGGACACCACGATCCAATCCTGCCACATATACCGGTGTATTTGACAATATTCGCGATGTGTTTGCTCAAACGAATGATGCGAAGATACGCGGTTACATGAAAGGGCGCTTTAGCTTCAACGTGAAAGGTGGCCGTTGTGAAGCATGTCGTGGTGATGGAATCATAAAAATTGCAATGCATTTTCTTCCCGATGTTTATGTGCCTTGTGATGTGTGTCATGGAAAACGATACAATCGTGAAACACTGGAAGTGAAATACAAAGGAAAAAGTATTGCTGATGTGTTGGATATGCGGATCGAAGAAGCACTGGACTTTTTTGCCCCTATTCCAAAAATCAAACGGAAACTGCAGACCATTTATGATGTTGGTCTTGGTTATATTAGACTTGGTCAGACTGCAACAACTTTATCTGGCGGGGAAGCGCAGCGCGTGAAGTTGGCAAGTGAACTGCAAAAACAGTCTACTGGTAAATCATTTTATATTTTAGATGAACCAACGACGGGATTACATGTTGATGATATAAAACGGCTATTAAGTGTGTTGCAACGGTTGGTTGATAAAGGAAATACGGTCTTGATTATCGAACATGATATGGACATTGTTAAAACAGCCGATCATATTATTGATCTCGGTCCTGAAGGGGGAGATCGCGGTGGGGAAATCATTGCAACCGGAACCCCTGAACAAATTGCTGACAACGAGGCATCGTACACAGGACATTACTTAAAGTCTGTTTTAGAACGAGACCGGAAGCGAATGGAAGACGCACTTGCTGAAAAAGAAAAAGTAGGTTCGGGATCCGGCAAGAAATAA
- the uvrB gene encoding excinuclease ABC subunit UvrB has translation MENKFELVSHYEPSGDQPTAIKEIIEKVQAGQRHQTLLGATGTGKTFTVSNVIQEINRPTLVIAHNKTLAGQLYSEFKEYFPNNAVEYFVSFYDYYQPEAYVPSTDTFIEKDASINDEIDKLRHSATSSLFERNDVLIVASVSCIYGLGSPEEYNSQVLSLRMGMEKDRDRLLRDLVDIQYARNDIDFKRGTFRVRGDSVEVIPASREEHCIRFEFFGDEIDRIREVDVLTGEIIGDREHVAIFPASHYVTREEKLKKAIENIKQELEERLKVLREEDKLLEAQRIEQRTHYDIEMLQEMGFCSGIENYSRHLTLREEGATPYTLFDYFPDDFLVVVDESHATLPQVRGMYNGDQARKQVLVDHGFRLPSALDNRPLKFGEFEEKTNQLVYVSATPGPYEREHAPEVTEQIIRPTGLLDPKIDVRPIDGQIDDLIGEINQRSEKNERVLITTLTKKMSEDLTDYLKELGFKVAYLHSEIKTLERIEVIRDLRVGKYDVLVGINLLREGLDIPEVSLVAILDADKEGFLRSERSLIQTMGRAARNENGQAVLYADKITDSMQAAIDETNRRRDIQMAYNEKHHITPTTIKKEVRDVIRATVAAEDQEEYNEKTKSLTELSGKEKSNAIEQMEKEMKEAAKALDFEKAAELRDILLELKAGA, from the coding sequence ATGGAAAATAAATTTGAGCTTGTGTCGCATTATGAGCCATCTGGTGATCAGCCAACGGCGATTAAAGAAATCATTGAAAAGGTTCAGGCCGGACAGCGGCATCAAACATTGCTTGGTGCAACAGGGACAGGTAAAACCTTTACAGTGTCAAATGTCATACAGGAAATTAATCGACCGACATTAGTTATTGCCCATAATAAAACATTAGCCGGCCAATTATATAGTGAGTTTAAGGAATATTTCCCGAACAATGCTGTGGAGTATTTTGTTAGTTTTTATGACTATTATCAGCCTGAAGCATATGTACCATCCACAGATACATTTATCGAGAAAGATGCAAGTATTAATGATGAAATAGATAAATTACGTCACTCGGCAACATCATCCCTTTTTGAAAGAAATGATGTATTAATTGTTGCCAGTGTCTCATGCATATACGGGTTAGGTTCTCCCGAAGAATACAATAGCCAGGTGCTTTCCCTAAGAATGGGAATGGAAAAAGACCGGGATCGCCTGTTGCGTGATCTAGTCGATATACAATATGCAAGAAATGACATTGATTTTAAGCGCGGGACATTTCGCGTGCGCGGGGATTCTGTTGAGGTAATTCCAGCTTCCAGGGAGGAGCATTGTATTCGATTTGAATTCTTTGGTGATGAAATAGATCGAATCAGAGAAGTAGACGTATTAACAGGAGAAATTATTGGTGACAGAGAACATGTAGCTATTTTCCCGGCATCGCACTATGTAACCAGAGAGGAAAAACTAAAAAAAGCAATCGAAAATATTAAGCAAGAATTAGAAGAACGATTAAAAGTACTGAGGGAAGAAGATAAACTCCTGGAAGCACAACGGATTGAACAGCGTACCCATTATGATATTGAAATGCTACAGGAAATGGGCTTTTGTTCAGGTATCGAAAACTATTCCAGGCATTTAACACTCCGAGAAGAAGGCGCAACCCCGTATACATTATTTGATTACTTCCCGGATGACTTTCTCGTTGTGGTTGATGAGTCACATGCGACTTTGCCGCAAGTAAGAGGGATGTATAATGGGGACCAGGCACGGAAGCAGGTGCTTGTTGATCATGGGTTCAGGCTTCCTTCTGCTTTAGATAACCGGCCATTGAAATTTGGAGAATTTGAGGAGAAAACAAATCAGCTCGTATACGTCTCAGCAACACCCGGACCTTATGAAAGGGAGCATGCGCCAGAGGTGACGGAGCAAATTATCCGACCGACGGGGTTACTGGATCCTAAGATTGATGTACGTCCCATCGATGGGCAGATTGATGATTTGATTGGTGAAATCAACCAACGAAGTGAGAAAAACGAACGGGTTCTTATCACTACGTTAACGAAAAAAATGTCAGAGGACCTTACAGATTATTTAAAGGAACTTGGCTTTAAAGTTGCCTACCTCCACTCGGAGATTAAAACACTGGAGCGGATCGAGGTTATTCGTGACTTAAGGGTTGGAAAATATGATGTGCTCGTCGGCATAAACCTATTACGTGAAGGATTGGATATTCCCGAGGTTTCGCTTGTCGCCATACTGGATGCTGATAAGGAAGGCTTTCTGCGTTCCGAGCGCTCCTTAATTCAAACAATGGGAAGAGCCGCCCGAAATGAAAACGGCCAAGCGGTGTTGTATGCTGATAAAATTACCGATTCGATGCAGGCGGCGATTGATGAAACCAATCGACGTCGCGATATACAAATGGCATATAATGAAAAGCATCATATTACACCAACAACCATCAAGAAGGAAGTCCGTGATGTCATACGTGCAACAGTTGCAGCAGAGGATCAGGAAGAATACAATGAAAAGACAAAGAGCCTAACAGAACTATCAGGCAAAGAGAAATCAAATGCTATCGAACAAATGGAAAAAGAAATGAAAGAAGCTGCAAAAGCGCTTGACTTTGAGAAAGCGGCAGAGCTTCGTGATATTTTACTTGAGCTTAAAGCAGGAGCGTGA
- a CDS encoding MGDG synthase family glycosyltransferase, with product MKTSPSNKQRDVLFLPFMQIPTGHHHVADALMDNLQQLNQNMKCQKVDILAYSFGRIERVISSTYLTAIKSLPDAYHWIYDRLAYKKVTKRKRQFLYEILFSYFFKRLIKENRSKILFFTHALPSNIASVLKQKGKLEAITVNVYTDYFVNRIWGLEGIDYHIVPSTLVKLFLMRNGVKEDRIFITGIPVHTAFHKKAERRTDQKNISVLVTGGSLGVGAMDKLIPTNPSSEYLHYYVLCGKNVGLYQKLITKRNPNVTPLPYIENKEEMNHIYDQVDAVMTKPGGVTVSESLMKRKVLFIYDALPGPEKVNVDQLKQLELVIPLSVQEDTVENQIMAYFSDKDRQTRFEEKIDDYHQSLEKKTMNEILAEIISITKH from the coding sequence ATGAAGACCTCACCCTCAAATAAACAACGTGACGTATTATTTTTACCATTTATGCAAATTCCCACCGGGCATCATCATGTGGCTGATGCTTTAATGGATAATTTGCAGCAGCTGAATCAGAACATGAAATGTCAGAAGGTTGATATTTTGGCGTATAGTTTTGGAAGGATAGAGCGTGTTATTTCATCTACTTATTTAACTGCGATTAAGAGTCTTCCAGATGCATATCATTGGATTTATGATCGGTTGGCGTATAAAAAAGTTACAAAACGAAAGCGGCAATTTCTTTATGAAATACTGTTTTCCTATTTTTTTAAAAGACTAATAAAGGAAAATCGAAGTAAGATTCTTTTTTTTACCCATGCGCTGCCATCAAATATTGCAAGCGTGTTAAAGCAAAAAGGAAAGCTTGAAGCCATTACGGTAAATGTGTACACTGATTATTTCGTAAATCGGATATGGGGACTGGAAGGGATAGACTATCATATCGTTCCATCTACATTGGTGAAATTATTTTTAATGCGTAATGGTGTAAAAGAGGATCGAATTTTTATTACGGGAATTCCTGTACATACTGCATTTCATAAAAAGGCAGAACGGCGTACGGATCAAAAAAATATCTCTGTGTTGGTAACCGGTGGAAGTTTAGGCGTTGGAGCGATGGATAAATTAATTCCAACCAATCCTTCAAGTGAATACCTTCACTATTATGTCCTATGTGGGAAAAATGTTGGGCTATATCAGAAATTAATAACGAAACGAAATCCAAATGTGACCCCACTTCCTTATATTGAAAATAAAGAAGAAATGAATCACATCTATGATCAGGTTGATGCCGTAATGACAAAGCCTGGTGGGGTAACAGTAAGTGAAAGCCTGATGAAGCGAAAAGTGTTATTTATCTATGACGCTTTGCCGGGACCGGAAAAAGTCAATGTAGACCAGTTAAAGCAACTAGAATTGGTTATCCCGTTAAGCGTACAGGAAGATACCGTAGAAAACCAAATCATGGCGTATTTTTCCGACAAAGACAGGCAAACGCGTTTTGAGGAAAAAATAGATGACTACCACCAAAGTCTGGAGAAAAAAACGATGAATGAAATTCTGGCTGAAATAATCAGCATCACTAAACATTAG
- a CDS encoding metallophosphoesterase, producing the protein MIYIIISFLLIISSYFIYKAYINTKDIQINNIQIEADNLSTNNLSILHLSDLHLENISITPSELAIKLANESPDIIALTGDFLDRKRTIPKMLPYLQVLQDLKPTYGMYAVFGNHDYVLADEDLDKLKGVLNQFDCHILQNANETIMVNERPINIIGIDDYSTNRSDPAKAFEQVKEGVNLVLTHDPTIVLEMEDYTFNYLLAGHFHGGQICYPKAYHLVKMGKLAQSNVIKGLHMHNNSPFYISEGLGQTGVNIRIGSRPEITLHDMAIK; encoded by the coding sequence ATGATTTATATTATCATTTCGTTTCTTTTAATTATTAGCAGTTATTTCATATACAAAGCATATATAAATACAAAAGATATACAAATTAATAACATTCAAATTGAAGCTGATAACCTGTCAACAAATAATCTTTCTATCCTTCACTTATCAGATTTACACCTGGAAAACATCTCTATAACACCGTCAGAATTAGCCATAAAGCTTGCAAATGAATCACCTGACATCATCGCCCTAACCGGGGACTTTTTAGATCGCAAACGAACGATTCCCAAAATGCTTCCTTATTTACAAGTGTTGCAGGATTTGAAACCAACGTATGGCATGTATGCTGTATTCGGTAATCATGACTATGTTCTTGCAGATGAAGATTTAGATAAATTAAAAGGGGTGCTCAACCAGTTTGATTGCCATATTTTACAAAACGCCAATGAAACAATTATGGTAAATGAACGGCCCATAAACATTATTGGGATTGATGATTATAGTACAAATAGAAGTGATCCGGCCAAAGCTTTTGAGCAGGTTAAAGAAGGGGTTAACCTTGTGCTAACCCATGATCCGACCATTGTCCTTGAAATGGAAGATTATACCTTTAACTATTTGCTGGCAGGACATTTTCACGGTGGTCAAATTTGCTATCCAAAAGCATATCACCTCGTTAAAATGGGTAAGCTTGCCCAAAGTAACGTTATCAAGGGATTACACATGCACAATAATTCGCCATTTTATATCAGTGAAGGCCTTGGGCAGACGGGAGTTAATATCCGAATCGGAAGTCGCCCGGAAATCACGCTTCATGACATGGCCATCAAATAG
- a CDS encoding YkoP family protein, which produces MRSYLLGVWDMIDPIYYSCTRLHYVPENKAGNTLFRVRLTSYQGHEVVLQDGTIIQKHDMLLKIHLHNVRILKELYAIDSDMKRAVFIYHRVKHALPSLANYMKTHQKNDKIKGIIGITSLYKGANRLGFELFPIKNTYYRTYKKFTFLPIHFIANTSQQDPVYLFMSKDALLNKYHCPI; this is translated from the coding sequence ATGAGGAGTTATCTATTAGGGGTATGGGACATGATTGATCCAATTTATTATTCATGTACAAGACTACATTATGTGCCTGAAAATAAAGCAGGTAATACCTTATTTCGAGTAAGACTTACAAGTTATCAAGGGCATGAGGTGGTGCTTCAGGATGGTACCATTATTCAGAAACATGACATGCTGCTAAAAATACACTTGCATAACGTCAGAATTCTAAAAGAACTGTATGCGATTGATAGTGATATGAAACGGGCTGTATTTATTTATCATAGAGTAAAACATGCACTTCCAAGTTTGGCTAATTACATGAAAACCCATCAAAAAAACGATAAGATAAAAGGGATTATTGGTATTACCTCATTATATAAAGGCGCGAACAGGCTGGGATTTGAGTTATTTCCCATTAAAAATACCTATTATCGCACCTATAAAAAATTTACATTTCTACCTATACATTTTATAGCAAATACGAGTCAACAAGATCCTGTTTATTTGTTCATGTCGAAAGATGCATTGCTAAATAAATACCATTGCCCTATTTGA
- a CDS encoding PDZ domain-containing protein has product MIEEWLIEFAKGIGMFFFNPLVYWSLLLIVLAGYRRIKRERMDFGSKVFDVFSEWKNTWGTSIIAGIAVSIITLVAGIVFTYETILLLSIVLIVLSLTLRFTMLSASYTIGVTYLLLLFLPFILENQTYIDTNLFSSANFTGLSILLGLFLIVEAILLGRIKRNETYPELVKGSRGGWIGQHHVKKLSIIPFFTLVPAGMITPIAPFWPYFSLGEESFSILLVPFVVGFDYTVRGSLPQKAAKKLAKLVMLLGLIIIALAVSSIFVSGLSLVAILMAILGKEYINYRHRMKDRTSSAYFHRTDNGLKVLGLMPGTPAERLDIFVGETIVKVNGVNISSVDAFYQALQAAGTSFKLGLLDDAGEIRFVQSVLYEGEHHELGIIFTTEPHRKR; this is encoded by the coding sequence ATGATAGAAGAATGGTTAATCGAATTTGCAAAAGGGATTGGAATGTTTTTTTTTAATCCGTTGGTATATTGGTCTTTATTATTAATTGTATTAGCAGGGTATAGGCGGATTAAAAGGGAGCGAATGGATTTTGGATCGAAAGTATTTGATGTGTTTTCAGAATGGAAGAATACATGGGGGACATCAATTATTGCGGGTATCGCTGTTTCAATTATCACATTAGTTGCGGGAATTGTGTTTACCTATGAAACGATTCTGTTGTTAAGTATTGTATTGATCGTGCTGAGTTTGACATTGAGATTTACGATGTTGTCTGCGAGTTATACGATAGGGGTTACATATTTACTGCTTTTATTTTTACCATTTATATTGGAAAATCAAACATATATAGATACGAATTTATTTTCATCTGCCAATTTTACTGGCTTAAGCATTTTATTGGGGCTATTTTTAATCGTTGAAGCTATTTTACTTGGCAGAATAAAGAGAAATGAGACATACCCTGAGCTTGTTAAGGGAAGCCGAGGGGGATGGATTGGACAGCATCATGTGAAAAAGCTGAGTATTATTCCTTTTTTCACATTAGTACCTGCTGGAATGATTACACCAATCGCACCATTTTGGCCTTACTTTTCACTAGGTGAGGAGTCTTTCAGTATCTTGCTCGTTCCATTTGTAGTTGGGTTTGACTATACCGTGAGAGGAAGTCTTCCGCAAAAGGCAGCAAAGAAACTGGCGAAATTGGTTATGCTTTTAGGTCTAATCATAATCGCTTTAGCTGTTTCGAGTATTTTTGTATCCGGCTTATCACTTGTGGCAATTTTAATGGCAATTTTAGGCAAGGAATATATAAATTATCGTCATCGCATGAAGGACCGCACAAGCAGTGCATATTTCCATCGAACGGACAATGGGTTAAAAGTACTGGGATTAATGCCAGGAACGCCTGCAGAGCGGCTTGATATATTTGTAGGTGAAACGATTGTAAAGGTTAATGGTGTAAATATTAGCAGTGTCGATGCATTTTACCAGGCCCTGCAAGCGGCTGGTACATCGTTTAAACTGGGGTTACTGGACGACGCAGGTGAAATCCGATTTGTTCAAAGCGTCTTATATGAAGGGGAGCATCATGAGTTAGGGATTATCTTTACAACTGAACCCCATCGGAAACGGTGA
- a CDS encoding S41 family peptidase has protein sequence MNLKKSHIIIILLAALVLGFGGAYAGVNIAQSNDTESDQGELVEALQGAAGGETEGGEPEDIQKVGQAFNLIQQNYIEDVEDQQLVEGAIQGMLSTLEDPHSSYMDVETMGQFNEQIESSFEGIGAEVSMVNDIVTIVSPIKDSPAEEAGLRPNDQVLSVDGESLEGLNLNEAVAQIRGEKGSEVVLEIQRSGSDPFEVTLVRDEIPVETVYNSIETIDGKETGILEVTNFSENTATEFKEQLEMLENEGIEGLVIDVRGNPGGLLNVVEEMLSLFVPEDTPYLQIEDNEGEVTPYYSQLEETKEYPISVVIDEGSASASEILAVALKEMGHDVVGQPSFGKGTVQQAVPMGDGSSIKLTTNKWLSPNGEWINETGVEPTIEVSQPDYFYTNPVQIEEPLTYDQTDEKIENIQVMLTGLGYDTGRTDGYFSEETEAAVTEFQTNNDLDATGEVDEETAGMIETNVVENIRNGEDDQQMEEALNELYQ, from the coding sequence ATGAATTTGAAAAAATCACATATAATCATTATTTTGCTTGCTGCACTCGTACTTGGCTTTGGTGGCGCATATGCAGGTGTGAATATTGCACAATCAAATGACACGGAATCAGACCAGGGGGAACTTGTTGAAGCACTACAAGGCGCAGCTGGTGGAGAGACTGAAGGAGGCGAACCTGAGGATATACAGAAAGTTGGGCAAGCCTTTAATTTAATTCAACAAAATTATATAGAAGATGTGGAAGATCAGCAGTTAGTTGAAGGTGCTATTCAGGGCATGCTCTCTACCCTTGAAGACCCACACAGCTCGTATATGGATGTCGAAACGATGGGGCAATTCAATGAACAGATTGAATCATCTTTTGAGGGAATTGGCGCTGAAGTAAGCATGGTAAATGATATTGTAACCATCGTATCTCCAATAAAGGATTCACCTGCCGAAGAAGCTGGCCTGCGCCCAAATGACCAAGTTTTATCGGTTGATGGTGAAAGTTTGGAAGGGTTGAATTTAAATGAAGCAGTTGCCCAAATACGCGGGGAAAAAGGGTCGGAGGTTGTATTGGAAATTCAGCGATCAGGATCAGACCCCTTTGAAGTGACGCTTGTTCGTGATGAGATTCCAGTTGAAACAGTTTATAATTCTATAGAAACAATCGATGGAAAAGAGACGGGAATTTTGGAAGTCACTAATTTCTCTGAGAATACCGCCACAGAATTTAAAGAGCAACTAGAAATGTTGGAAAATGAGGGGATTGAAGGTTTAGTTATTGATGTACGCGGAAATCCTGGTGGCCTCCTTAATGTGGTAGAAGAGATGCTGTCGTTGTTTGTTCCTGAAGATACACCATATCTGCAAATAGAGGATAATGAAGGTGAGGTAACCCCATATTATTCTCAATTGGAGGAGACAAAGGAATATCCAATAAGTGTTGTCATTGATGAAGGTAGTGCCTCTGCATCTGAAATTCTTGCGGTTGCTCTGAAAGAAATGGGTCATGATGTCGTTGGGCAACCGAGCTTTGGAAAAGGAACAGTTCAGCAAGCTGTACCGATGGGTGATGGAAGTTCCATTAAGCTAACAACGAATAAATGGCTTTCTCCGAATGGGGAATGGATTAATGAAACAGGCGTGGAGCCGACGATCGAAGTTTCCCAGCCTGATTACTTTTACACAAATCCAGTTCAAATCGAAGAGCCTTTAACCTATGATCAAACAGATGAAAAAATCGAGAATATTCAAGTGATGCTAACAGGTTTAGGCTATGATACCGGACGCACCGATGGCTATTTCAGTGAAGAAACAGAGGCAGCTGTGACGGAATTTCAGACGAACAATGACCTGGATGCTACAGGAGAAGTTGACGAAGAAACTGCTGGGATGATTGAAACAAATGTTGTAGAAAATATCCGCAACGGTGAGGACGACCAGCAGATGGAAGAGGCATTAAACGAACTATATCAATAA